TGACGGGCATCAGGTGGAAACAGGCGCGCCCGACCCAGTTGCCGAGTGTGCCGCGGTCCAGATCGATCCCTTGCCGCTTGAAGATCTCGGCCTGCCGATAAAACGGCAGGTGGTCACCGAACTTCGAGACGATAATCCAGGCGATGAAGAGTTCCGTGGGCAGCCCGCCGGGCACGACATGCTCGGGGGCATGGGCCTGCGCGACAGCTTGCGAGCAACGGCGGCAGGCGTATTTCGGGCGCCGCGTGACCAGCACCCGGAACTGGGCGGGGATCACGTCGAGACGTTCGGACACGTCTTCCCCGATCCTGGACATCTCGCCGCAACCGCAGGGACAGAGCGTGCTGGCAGGCTCGATCACGCGCTCAACCCGAGGCAGATGGGACGGCAGATGCCCGCGGTTGCGCTTGGGCTTGCGGGGTGTTTCCCCGCGCGCCCGCTGCATCGCCGCTTCGGCCTTTTCTTGTGCTGCCTCGAGCACACCTTGAGCAAATTCGGCATCTTCCAGGGGCAGGTTGAACTGGTCGGGCGAGAGCTTTTCGGAGCGCTTGCCGAATTTCTCGCGCTGCGCCGCGTGCAGGATATCCTGCAGCCGCCGATTGGCCTCTTGCGTCTCGGCCAGCGTCGCCTCCACCTCGGCGAGGCGGGCCTTCAGCAGGGCGTTTTCGCGCGCAAGATCAGCTGTTTCCATGGCGGGAAGTGAATCACAGGATGCCCTTGCAGGCCAGCAAAAACAGGCGTTTCGACGCAGCCTGCCAGTCACCCCGCCGCCAGCGGGCGCCGCGCCCGTTCGGGTCGGACCAGCCGCCAATCCACGCCCTCAAACAGCGCTGCAAACTGCGCTCCGGACATGCGCATGACCCCGTCGCGCACCTGTGGCCAGACGAACTTGCCGCCCTCGAGCCGCTTGTGAACCAGCACCATCCCGGTCTGATCCCAGATCAAGAGCTTGATCCGATCCGCCCGCTTCGCTCGGAACACAAAGGCGGCTCCGCAGAACGGGTCCATCCCGAACATCTCCTGCACCGCCAGTGCCAGACCGTCGATCCCCTTGCGAAAGTCGACAGGCCGGGTCGCCACGAAGACCTTCACCGGGCCGCCCTGGCCGAACATCACGACGCCGCTGCCCGTGCCGCGCGGATTGCCCGGGTCAGTTGGCCCTCGTCGACACCAGGACCCGCGCGGATGACGATGTCGCCCACCACGATTTCGAGATCAGACCCGGGGACGGCCGCCGAAGCCTCAGTCGCGCTGTCATCAACCACCAGTTCCGCGAAGAACGGCAAGGCCGCCACGCTTTCGGGCACCACCAAATTACCTTTGCGTATCTGCTTGCGCCAATCGTAAATCTGCCAGCGGGTCGTGCCGTGCTTGCGCGCAGTATCTGCGACCGTCACCCCGGGCATCATGCTCTCCGCCGCGATCCGCGCCCGCTCTGCCTTCGTCCGCCGCCGACGACCGCTTGGCCCCCCGATCACCTCAAGCCGCGAGACCCCGACGCCTATAGAGCCGTCCAATTGGACGCCCATTTTGCCGTCTCTCTCCAAATCCAAAACCTCCGCCGCACATGTGCGTGGAGAATGAAGGCATCAACTCAAAAATGGCAGGAGGGGATCGGCGTCGCGCTTACGGGCAGACTCTACATCGCGGCGAAGAAACTTCCGGGGGGCAGGTCAGGGCCAGTGCCATCATACTTGAACTTGCCGCTCTTGATGACGGACGTTCTTTGCGGGCGCTTGCATCATAACAGCGTTTATCTGCATTCCTT
The Paracoccus alcaliphilus DNA segment above includes these coding regions:
- the tnpB gene encoding IS66 family insertion sequence element accessory protein TnpB (TnpB, as the term is used for proteins encoded by IS66 family insertion elements, is considered an accessory protein, since TnpC, encoded by a neighboring gene, is a DDE family transposase.), with translation MFGQGGPVKVFVATRPVDFRKGIDGLALAVQEMFGMDPFCGAAFVFRAKRADRIKLLIWDQTGMVLVHKRLEGGKFVWPQVRDGVMRMSGAQFAALFEGVDWRLVRPERARRPLAAG
- the tnpA gene encoding IS66-like element accessory protein TnpA, yielding MGVQLDGSIGVGVSRLEVIGGPSGRRRRTKAERARIAAESMMPGVTVADTARKHGTTRWQIYDWRKQIRKGNLVVPESVAALPFFAELVVDDSATEASAAVPGSDLEIVVGDIVIRAGPGVDEGQLTRAIRAARAAAS